The DNA sequence ACGTTGAAAGCATTGGGTGTACGACCTTCCAGCCTACCCGCCTTTCAGCCTTTCGGCCTTTTCCTGCGATGAGCTATCTCGTCCTTGCCCGCAAATACCGGCCGCAGACGTTCGAGGATATCGTCGGCCAGCAGCACGTCACGCGCACGCTTTCCGCGGCGATCACGCAGGATCGCGTCGCGCACGCCTACCTGTTCACCGGCACGCGCGGCGTCGGCAAGACGACCATCGCGCGCATCCTCGCGAAGGCACTCAACTGCGAGAGTTCCGACGGCCCCACGCCGACGCCCTGCAACGCGTGCCGCGCCTGCACCGAAATCACGCGCGGCAACTTCGTCGACGTCATCGAGATCGACGGCGCGTCAAACAACAGCGTCGACGACGTGCGCCAGCTTCGGGAGTCGGTGAAATACCGGCCGCAATCCGCGCGCAAGAAAATCATCATCATCGACGAAGTCCACATGCTGTCGATCGCCGCGTTCAACGCGCTTTTGAAAACGCTCGAAGAGCCGCCGGACCACGTGGTGTTCATCTTCGCGACAACGGAGGTGCACAAGGTCCCCGACACGATCCTCTCGCGCGTGCAGCAGTACGACTTCAAGTCGATCCCCCTCGCCCTGATCTTCGACGCGCTCGCCGACATCGCGAAAAAGGAATCGCTTTCGCTCTCCGAGGACGCGCTGCGCCTCGTGTCGCGCAAAGCGGAAGGTTCGATGCGCGACGCGCTTTCGCTGCTCGACCAGATCATCGCGCTCGGCGGTGATTTGTCGGCGTCCGAACTCGCCGAAGTATTGGGGCTTGTCGACCGGCAGCTCCTGCTTCGCCTGTCCGCGGCGGTCCTGTCGGAGGATACGGAAGCCGCGCTGGCGGTGCTGCGGGATATGGGGCCCGTGGCGTGGGATGTGCGCGCGTTTTACGGCGACCTGATGGAGCACTTCCGCAACCTGGTCATCGCGAAGCTGGCGAAAGACCCCGCGCCGCTCATCAATGCGACGGCCGAGGAACTCGCGCAGATTTCGGGTCAGGCCGCGGGCGCCGGGATCGAGACGCTCGAAAACCTGTTCGGCATTCTCATCGAGGCGGAAGAGGAGGTGATGCGTTCCTCACAGCAGCGCCTCGTCCTTGAAATGACGATCCTTCGCCTTCTGGCCGCCGGACGCGTGCAGTCGCTCGACAGCCTCGCGCAGGCCGTCGGGC is a window from the bacterium genome containing:
- the dnaX gene encoding DNA polymerase III subunit gamma/tau, which encodes MSYLVLARKYRPQTFEDIVGQQHVTRTLSAAITQDRVAHAYLFTGTRGVGKTTIARILAKALNCESSDGPTPTPCNACRACTEITRGNFVDVIEIDGASNNSVDDVRQLRESVKYRPQSARKKIIIIDEVHMLSIAAFNALLKTLEEPPDHVVFIFATTEVHKVPDTILSRVQQYDFKSIPLALIFDALADIAKKESLSLSEDALRLVSRKAEGSMRDALSLLDQIIALGGDLSASELAEVLGLVDRQLLLRLSAAVLSEDTEAALAVLRDMGPVAWDVRAFYGDLMEHFRNLVIAKLAKDPAPLINATAEELAQISGQAAGAGIETLENLFGILIEAEEEVMRSSQQRLVLEMTILRLLAAGRVQSLDSLAQAVG